In one window of uncultured Acetobacteroides sp. DNA:
- a CDS encoding PH domain-containing protein: MRFENPSVNVEELPNASKASYTPLHNDYIMVQLFNAIVLYVSIFAVVAFVALVGINAFWSHPILYTMLMVVLMLSLLGLQMYLIMVGFKNKGYCIRQHDVLYRNGLIFKRELAVPLRRIQHVEVKRGIFSRIFDLASLHIYTAGSGSVDLKIPGLSLADAEKLMEHLSQTISHER, translated from the coding sequence ATGCGATTCGAAAATCCATCTGTAAACGTAGAGGAACTCCCCAATGCCTCGAAGGCCAGCTACACGCCGCTGCACAACGACTACATCATGGTGCAGCTCTTCAACGCTATTGTGCTGTACGTATCCATATTTGCCGTTGTCGCCTTCGTGGCGCTGGTGGGGATTAACGCCTTCTGGTCTCATCCCATCCTATACACGATGCTAATGGTAGTGCTAATGCTTTCACTGCTGGGCCTTCAGATGTACCTTATCATGGTTGGCTTCAAGAACAAGGGCTACTGCATCCGTCAGCATGACGTGCTCTACCGAAACGGCCTCATCTTTAAGCGCGAGCTGGCCGTTCCACTTCGAAGAATTCAACACGTAGAGGTTAAGCGCGGCATCTTTTCGCGCATCTTCGATCTGGCATCGCTCCACATCTACACCGCTGGTAGCGGCAGCGTAGACCTAAAGATCCCGGGGCTAAGCCTCGCCGATGCCGAAAAGCTGATGGAGCACCTTTCCCAAACCATCTCCCATGAGCGCTAA
- a CDS encoding M28 family peptidase, whose product MQRYLLTIILLLGAIGTMAQRGEKAISPQQMVKDIMALEADSMQGRLPCTLGETRTVAYLTARMKALGLRPAFGTSYTQAVPLVAIRSQLPQAITITSPEGIPLEYQAGTDFSVWSPTTQPTVSLKNSPMVFVGFGVTAPESQWDDFKGIDLKGKTIVVLINDPGFYNNDTTLFKGRAMTYYGRWRYKFEEAERRGAAACLIVHDDAGAGYPWSVVNGHTNNKEFYIDDPALENPRCIVTGWLTKSAAVSLMEAVGYRLTDLMEAAAKPSFQPVDLRCSFSINIKNEFTRGQSHNVAGYIQGSKYPDEVIVYSGHWDHLGFGKPIAGDSICHGASDNASAISWMFAIAQGFQDGPAPERSILFLSPTAEEAGLLGSSYYVQHPTFSMKKTVAMFNTDVFVFIGKFRDVTITGPGHSELDGMLRDAAATQGRYLADDPTPENGMFYRSDQQPFLKAGVPALFAKGYIDNIELGKEKTAQVNADYWKTVYHKPTDRFTPGVSKIDGVYQDAILFYRLGYKLANSRTVPKWMRSSEFYVER is encoded by the coding sequence ATGCAACGCTACCTACTTACTATCATACTCCTCTTGGGCGCCATCGGTACCATGGCGCAGCGGGGCGAGAAGGCCATCAGCCCACAGCAGATGGTAAAGGATATCATGGCCCTGGAGGCCGACTCCATGCAGGGCCGCCTGCCCTGCACCCTAGGTGAAACCCGCACGGTGGCCTACCTCACCGCCCGCATGAAGGCGCTGGGCCTACGCCCCGCCTTCGGCACCAGCTACACGCAGGCGGTGCCGCTGGTGGCCATCCGCAGCCAGCTGCCGCAGGCCATCACCATCACCTCGCCCGAAGGGATTCCGCTGGAGTACCAGGCAGGCACCGATTTTTCGGTTTGGAGCCCAACCACCCAGCCAACGGTTAGCCTCAAAAATTCGCCCATGGTGTTCGTGGGCTTCGGCGTAACGGCGCCCGAAAGCCAGTGGGACGACTTCAAGGGCATCGACCTAAAGGGCAAAACCATCGTGGTGCTGATAAACGACCCCGGCTTCTACAACAACGACACCACCCTGTTCAAGGGCCGCGCGATGACCTACTACGGCCGCTGGCGCTACAAGTTTGAGGAGGCCGAGCGCCGCGGTGCCGCTGCCTGCCTTATTGTACATGATGATGCGGGTGCCGGATACCCCTGGAGCGTGGTAAACGGCCACACCAACAACAAGGAGTTTTATATTGATGATCCTGCGCTGGAGAATCCCCGCTGCATAGTAACCGGATGGCTCACCAAGAGCGCCGCCGTCAGCCTGATGGAGGCTGTCGGATATCGCCTAACAGACCTGATGGAGGCGGCGGCCAAGCCCTCGTTCCAGCCGGTAGACCTGCGCTGCAGCTTCTCCATCAACATAAAGAACGAATTCACGCGAGGCCAGTCGCACAACGTGGCCGGCTACATACAGGGGTCGAAGTACCCCGACGAGGTGATCGTGTACAGCGGCCACTGGGATCACCTGGGGTTCGGCAAGCCCATCGCAGGCGACTCCATCTGCCACGGCGCCTCCGATAATGCATCTGCTATATCTTGGATGTTTGCCATCGCGCAGGGCTTTCAGGATGGGCCGGCGCCCGAGCGCTCCATCCTCTTCCTCTCGCCCACCGCAGAGGAGGCCGGGCTGCTGGGCAGCAGCTACTACGTGCAGCACCCCACCTTCAGCATGAAGAAGACCGTAGCCATGTTTAACACCGACGTGTTCGTGTTCATCGGCAAGTTTAGGGATGTCACCATCACCGGCCCCGGCCACTCCGAGCTCGACGGCATGCTCCGCGACGCCGCTGCCACCCAAGGCCGCTACCTCGCCGACGACCCCACCCCCGAAAATGGCATGTTCTACCGCTCCGACCAGCAGCCCTTCCTGAAGGCTGGCGTACCCGCCCTGTTCGCTAAAGGATATATCGATAACATTGAGCTAGGAAAGGAAAAAACCGCACAGGTAAATGCCGACTACTGGAAGACGGTATACCACAAGCCCACCGATAGGTTCACTCCAGGGGTGAGCAAGATTGATGGCGTGTACCAGGATGCCATCCTCTTCTACCGCCTCGGCTACAAGCTGGCCAACAGCCGCACCGTCCCCAAGTGGATGAGGAGCTCGGAGTTTTACGTGGAGAGATGA
- a CDS encoding outer membrane beta-barrel protein — MKKILLALAIASATAATAQSQSSSWDVSIGGGVTIPTSKAAEYCETGANVIANATYSITPMLALGGEINYAYLHDKTTTGANIGHTNFVAFLVKGMCTFTQKGIRPYVALNAGWYKAHDDPGELGYAPEVGLRYRSISLGTSYHVATSQGFEYLEISARYTFSL; from the coding sequence ATGAAAAAAATACTACTAGCCCTGGCAATCGCAAGCGCCACGGCGGCAACGGCTCAATCGCAAAGCAGCAGCTGGGATGTATCCATTGGCGGTGGCGTAACCATCCCCACCAGCAAGGCCGCCGAATACTGCGAAACAGGTGCCAACGTCATCGCCAACGCCACCTACAGCATCACCCCCATGCTGGCCCTCGGAGGCGAGATCAACTACGCCTACCTGCACGACAAAACCACCACAGGCGCCAACATCGGCCACACCAACTTCGTCGCCTTTCTTGTAAAAGGAATGTGCACCTTTACGCAGAAGGGCATCCGCCCCTACGTTGCCCTCAACGCCGGATGGTACAAGGCCCACGACGACCCCGGCGAGCTTGGCTACGCCCCCGAGGTAGGCCTGCGGTACCGCAGCATTAGCCTCGGCACCAGCTACCATGTGGCCACCAGCCAGGGGTTCGAGTACCTAGAAATCAGCGCGAGGTATACCTTTTCGCTGTAG
- a CDS encoding outer membrane beta-barrel protein, which translates to MKTQLLFTMVAALTIASVEARDNSKNWNIGGGGGVTMPFNFTKEYSKYGSNAFAVATYSLSPTFSAGCEVNYTNLTNKTATVSKNVNTDFLALMAKGVYTYRNAILTPYFALNLGWYKAQEDPGEFGYSGEIGVLYRRIILGVGYHIATTRGFEYLQLNIGYRFSF; encoded by the coding sequence ATGAAGACACAACTCCTTTTTACCATGGTTGCAGCGCTTACAATTGCGTCAGTAGAAGCTCGGGATAATAGTAAAAATTGGAATATTGGAGGAGGAGGAGGAGTTACAATGCCCTTTAACTTCACCAAGGAGTACTCGAAATACGGCTCCAACGCCTTTGCCGTAGCAACCTACAGCCTCTCCCCCACCTTTTCGGCAGGCTGCGAGGTTAACTACACCAACCTCACCAACAAAACAGCCACCGTAAGTAAAAACGTTAATACCGACTTCCTCGCCCTAATGGCCAAAGGGGTGTACACCTATAGGAACGCGATCCTGACCCCCTACTTCGCCCTGAATCTTGGCTGGTACAAGGCGCAGGAAGATCCCGGAGAGTTTGGCTACTCCGGCGAAATTGGCGTACTATACCGCCGCATCATCCTCGGGGTGGGCTACCATATTGCCACCACCAGAGGATTCGAATACCTCCAGCTCAACATTGGGTACCGCTTTTCGTTTTAG
- the sufD gene encoding Fe-S cluster assembly protein SufD produces MSKPIENNVVKSLVDLYIANMEMLTDGVSLAVNNVRADAIESFLLNGIPNKKNEKYKYTDIQSVFENEYEKYFASQNISVEQSDLFKCDVPNLNAHLAMLVNGFYFGEKLSVLDNGVVFGSFAAASTQYPELFERYYNKVADNANEGLTALNTAFAQDGVFLYVPKGVVLDKTIQILNGFVSNEDILTQPRNLFIFEENSEAKVAICDHTLSTNSFLTNSVTEVFVERNAYVEVVKMQNANNGSTLISNVYVHQDKQSRYTSHAVTLHGGLVRNNVTANLNGEECKNKLSGLYLVDKDQQVDSRTVVNHNVPRCFSNQLFKGVLDDNGVAAFNGMVYVARDAQKTEAYQSNRTLQLTDDAKVYTKPQLEIYADDVKCSHGATVGQPDTDQVFYMRARGIGEREATLLQMFGFAHEVIQHIGIEPLRDRIDELVNKRLRGELSRCNVCEMHCM; encoded by the coding sequence ATGAGTAAGCCTATAGAAAATAACGTTGTAAAATCGCTGGTTGACCTCTACATCGCCAACATGGAGATGCTTACCGATGGGGTCTCGCTTGCGGTGAACAACGTTCGTGCCGATGCCATCGAGAGCTTCCTGCTCAACGGCATCCCCAACAAGAAAAACGAAAAGTATAAGTATACCGATATCCAATCGGTATTCGAAAACGAGTACGAAAAGTACTTTGCCTCGCAGAATATCTCCGTTGAACAATCGGACCTCTTTAAGTGCGATGTGCCCAACCTGAATGCCCATTTGGCAATGCTGGTGAATGGGTTCTACTTCGGAGAGAAGTTATCCGTTTTGGATAATGGGGTTGTATTTGGCTCGTTTGCCGCTGCATCAACCCAGTATCCTGAACTGTTCGAGAGGTACTACAACAAGGTTGCCGATAATGCAAACGAGGGGTTAACCGCACTCAATACTGCATTTGCACAGGATGGCGTATTCCTCTACGTACCAAAGGGAGTTGTTCTCGACAAGACAATTCAGATTTTAAATGGATTTGTTTCCAACGAGGATATTCTTACCCAGCCTCGAAATCTTTTCATCTTCGAGGAGAATAGCGAAGCTAAGGTTGCCATCTGCGATCATACGTTATCAACAAATAGTTTCCTTACCAATTCGGTTACGGAGGTTTTTGTTGAGCGCAATGCCTATGTAGAGGTGGTAAAGATGCAGAATGCGAACAATGGCTCAACGCTCATCTCTAATGTGTACGTGCATCAGGATAAGCAAAGCCGGTATACCTCTCACGCAGTAACCCTGCATGGTGGTTTGGTGCGCAATAACGTAACCGCGAACCTCAATGGCGAAGAGTGCAAGAATAAGCTATCGGGTCTATACCTAGTTGATAAGGACCAGCAGGTGGATAGCCGCACCGTGGTTAACCATAACGTGCCACGCTGCTTCAGCAACCAGCTCTTTAAGGGTGTGCTCGACGATAACGGGGTCGCTGCTTTCAACGGAATGGTGTACGTGGCTAGGGATGCCCAGAAGACCGAGGCGTACCAAAGTAACCGTACCCTTCAGCTTACCGACGATGCCAAGGTGTACACCAAGCCTCAGCTCGAGATCTATGCTGATGATGTGAAGTGTAGCCACGGAGCAACCGTTGGTCAGCCCGATACCGATCAGGTATTCTACATGCGTGCCCGCGGTATTGGAGAGCGCGAGGCTACGCTACTTCAGATGTTTGGATTTGCCCACGAGGTAATTCAGCACATAGGCATTGAGCCTTTACGCGACCGCATCGATGAGCTTGTAAACAAGCGTCTGCGTGGCGAGCTAAGCCGCTGCAACGTGTGCGAGATGCATTGCATGTAA
- the metG gene encoding methionine--tRNA ligase: MKKFKRHLVTSALPYANGPVHIGHLAGVYIPSDIYTRYLRLKGEDVIHVCGTDEHGVPITIKAKQEGVTPQDIVDKYHKIIGDSFKGLGISFDIFSRTTTPTHYATASEFFKKLHDAGKFVEQTSEQYYDEEAKQFLADRYIMGTCPHCGNDRAYGDQCEKCGTSLNSTDLIDPKSMVSGSKPVMRETKHWYLPLDQYQKDLEKWILEDHKEWKNNVYGQCKSWLDLGLQPRAVSRDLDWGIPVPVEGAEGKVLYVWFDAPIGYISATKDLTPDWEKYWKSEDTKMVHFIGKDNIVFHCIVFPAMLMAEGSYNLPENVPANEFLNLEGDKISTSRNWAVWLHEYLHDFPGKEDVLRYVLCANAPETKDNDFTWKDFQTRNNSELVAIFGNFVNRALVLTQKYFGNKVPAAGELTDFDRETLAEMPAIKKAVEDYIEVYRFRDALKEAMNLARLGNKYLADTEPWKVAKTDMERVATILNVALQITANLAIVFEPFLPFSTEKLLKMLNAQEFGWDKLGSTDLLAVGHELGKAELLFEKIEDSVIDAQLKKLEDTKLANALKEYKAEPQKDEAQFDDFMKMDIRVGTITAAEKVAKTKKLLKLTVDTGIDTRTIVSGIAEHFDPEALVGKQACFLVNLAPREIKGITSNGMILMAQDADGKLRLVQPNEAVKPGSQVG, translated from the coding sequence ATGAAGAAGTTCAAGAGACATCTGGTAACCTCGGCGCTACCCTACGCCAACGGGCCAGTACACATAGGCCACCTCGCTGGGGTGTACATCCCCTCGGATATCTACACCCGCTACCTCCGCCTCAAGGGCGAGGATGTGATCCACGTTTGCGGAACCGACGAGCACGGCGTGCCCATCACCATCAAGGCCAAGCAGGAGGGCGTAACCCCTCAGGATATCGTGGACAAGTACCACAAGATCATCGGCGACTCGTTCAAGGGGCTGGGCATCTCGTTCGACATCTTCTCGCGTACCACCACCCCAACGCACTACGCCACCGCATCGGAGTTCTTCAAGAAGCTGCACGACGCGGGCAAGTTCGTGGAGCAAACCTCCGAGCAGTACTACGACGAGGAGGCCAAGCAGTTCCTGGCCGACCGCTACATCATGGGCACCTGCCCCCACTGCGGCAACGACCGCGCCTACGGCGACCAGTGCGAGAAGTGCGGCACCTCGCTCAACTCCACCGACCTCATCGACCCCAAGTCGATGGTAAGCGGCAGCAAGCCCGTGATGAGGGAGACCAAGCACTGGTACCTGCCGCTAGACCAGTACCAGAAGGACCTCGAAAAGTGGATTCTGGAAGACCATAAGGAGTGGAAGAACAACGTATACGGCCAGTGTAAGAGCTGGCTCGACCTCGGCCTTCAGCCACGCGCCGTAAGCCGCGACCTCGACTGGGGCATCCCCGTTCCCGTTGAAGGTGCCGAAGGAAAGGTGCTCTACGTGTGGTTCGATGCGCCCATCGGCTACATCTCGGCAACCAAAGACCTTACCCCCGACTGGGAGAAGTACTGGAAGAGCGAGGACACCAAGATGGTGCACTTCATCGGTAAGGACAACATCGTATTCCACTGCATCGTGTTCCCAGCCATGCTGATGGCAGAAGGCAGCTACAACCTACCCGAAAACGTACCCGCCAACGAGTTCCTCAACCTCGAAGGCGATAAGATATCGACTTCGCGCAACTGGGCCGTATGGCTGCACGAGTACCTCCACGACTTCCCCGGCAAGGAGGATGTGCTCCGCTACGTGCTTTGCGCCAACGCCCCCGAAACTAAGGACAACGACTTTACCTGGAAAGATTTCCAAACCCGCAACAACAGCGAGCTGGTGGCCATCTTCGGCAACTTCGTAAACCGCGCGCTGGTGCTCACCCAAAAGTACTTCGGCAACAAGGTGCCCGCAGCAGGCGAGTTAACCGACTTCGACCGCGAGACGCTAGCCGAAATGCCAGCCATCAAGAAGGCCGTAGAGGACTACATCGAGGTATACCGCTTCCGCGATGCGCTTAAGGAGGCCATGAACCTGGCCCGCCTAGGCAACAAGTACCTTGCCGACACCGAGCCCTGGAAGGTAGCCAAAACCGACATGGAGCGCGTGGCTACCATCCTTAACGTAGCGCTACAGATCACCGCCAACCTGGCCATCGTGTTCGAGCCATTCCTGCCCTTCTCCACCGAGAAGCTGCTGAAGATGCTCAACGCACAGGAGTTTGGCTGGGATAAGCTGGGCAGCACCGACCTACTAGCTGTTGGCCACGAGCTGGGCAAGGCCGAGCTGCTATTCGAAAAGATTGAGGATAGCGTGATAGATGCTCAGTTGAAAAAGCTCGAGGATACCAAGCTGGCCAACGCCCTAAAGGAGTACAAGGCCGAGCCCCAAAAGGACGAAGCCCAGTTCGACGACTTCATGAAGATGGACATCCGCGTGGGCACCATCACGGCTGCCGAAAAGGTGGCCAAGACCAAGAAGCTGCTGAAGCTAACCGTCGATACCGGCATCGACACCCGCACCATCGTATCGGGCATTGCCGAGCACTTCGACCCAGAAGCATTGGTTGGCAAGCAGGCTTGCTTCCTGGTAAACCTAGCTCCTCGTGAGATTAAAGGCATCACCTCTAACGGAATGATCCTTATGGCGCAGGATGCCGACGGCAAGCTCCGTTTGGTACAGCCCAACGAGGCCGTTAAGCCTGGCTCGCAGGTAGGATAA
- a CDS encoding PH domain-containing protein: protein MSAKSIDLTQPTRLHLGGMVILFGLSAKKFLQYIWPILLIRVFDKDGSVPAALILLAIIAAGALAHALLEYLYFTFQISKAELTVRSGYIRKKQVSIPLSKIQSLNMKQNLLQRLLKIYALEVNTAGAKGSEVTLQALSLTTIREVEQRVSLGALSSSVEGHEAENAPTTNEEHEHTIMRLSPADLLRVGLTNNHIKVILIVYGFLFGIYDDLPEKWQRLVVDTLDQVSAQASSQLAIYLALGLLCAIVFTVTGAILATFAWHFNLKLSHTPSRLVLDAGLVAHKRVLIPFRKIQTLSWTTNPLRGLIGIFAVSVGQASSLEETEKMKANVPGCTDAQVEQIQQALFGTSLMAQPEELHRSHWMYLRNLWLTLGLAPAALVSVVGYLADNPLVWSWLWAIVYLPFAYLSWRHAYFYMDEQHVVVSSGSFGHKRQMFALHKIQGVSVHQSIWQKPRGRATATLYLAGETITLSQIDATTAYALRDYALYLAESEQQSWM from the coding sequence ATGAGCGCTAAGTCCATCGACCTTACCCAGCCCACACGGCTACACCTAGGTGGCATGGTCATCCTCTTTGGGCTATCGGCTAAGAAGTTTTTGCAGTACATCTGGCCTATTCTGCTCATCCGCGTGTTCGACAAGGATGGGTCGGTACCCGCCGCCCTCATCCTGTTAGCCATTATTGCCGCCGGAGCCCTCGCTCATGCCCTGCTCGAGTACCTCTACTTCACCTTTCAGATTTCCAAGGCCGAGCTAACGGTACGCAGCGGCTACATCCGCAAGAAGCAGGTATCCATTCCCCTTTCAAAAATTCAAAGCCTCAACATGAAGCAGAACCTGCTCCAGCGGCTGCTAAAGATTTACGCGCTTGAGGTGAATACCGCCGGGGCCAAGGGCTCGGAGGTGACGCTGCAAGCCCTGAGCCTAACCACCATTCGCGAGGTAGAACAGCGGGTAAGCCTAGGTGCTTTGAGCAGCTCGGTAGAGGGGCACGAGGCGGAAAATGCCCCTACCACAAACGAAGAGCACGAGCATACCATAATGCGGCTAAGCCCCGCCGATCTGCTGAGGGTGGGCCTTACCAACAACCACATCAAGGTAATCCTTATCGTGTACGGTTTCCTGTTTGGGATCTACGACGACCTTCCCGAAAAGTGGCAGCGGTTGGTAGTAGACACGCTCGATCAGGTCTCGGCACAAGCCTCCAGCCAGCTGGCCATCTACCTTGCCTTGGGGCTGCTGTGCGCCATCGTCTTTACGGTTACGGGGGCCATTCTGGCAACCTTTGCCTGGCACTTCAACCTGAAGCTGAGCCACACGCCCAGCCGATTAGTGCTGGATGCCGGACTCGTTGCGCATAAGCGGGTGCTTATCCCCTTCAGGAAAATCCAGACACTTAGCTGGACCACCAATCCGCTTCGAGGGCTAATCGGCATCTTCGCCGTTTCGGTGGGGCAAGCATCCTCGCTTGAGGAAACCGAAAAGATGAAGGCCAACGTTCCAGGATGTACCGATGCTCAGGTAGAGCAGATCCAGCAGGCCCTCTTCGGTACCAGCCTAATGGCCCAGCCGGAGGAGCTGCACCGCAGCCATTGGATGTACCTCCGCAACCTCTGGCTGACGCTAGGGCTAGCTCCTGCCGCCTTAGTTTCCGTTGTGGGCTACCTCGCAGATAACCCGCTGGTATGGAGCTGGCTTTGGGCTATCGTATACCTACCCTTTGCCTACCTAAGCTGGCGCCACGCCTACTTCTACATGGACGAGCAGCACGTGGTGGTGAGCAGCGGCTCGTTTGGCCACAAGCGCCAGATGTTTGCCCTACATAAGATTCAGGGGGTGTCCGTACACCAGTCAATCTGGCAAAAGCCAAGGGGAAGAGCCACCGCCACCCTCTACCTAGCAGGCGAAACCATCACCCTATCGCAGATAGACGCCACCACAGCCTACGCGCTACGCGACTATGCCCTCTACCTAGCCGAGAGCGAGCAGCAATCGTGGATGTAA
- a CDS encoding MATE family efflux transporter gives MANTSPLDLGKAPIPKLLLHYALPSIIAMTASSLYNIVDSIFIGHGVGAMGISALAISLPLMNLGAAFGALIGVGASALLSIKMGEGDVQSQFKILGNTLTLNILLGVIYTVVGLWFLDPILTLFGASEHTLPYARQFMRIILIGNIFTHIYLGLNTLLRASGHPRHSMVIVVMAVVVNAILNALFIFVFRWGIAGAAWATVTAQLLATLFEIAYFSRKSHPIHFKAFALKLDGHIVRSIFAIGMAPFLLNIGSSIVVVFLNNVLMQYGGDLYVGAFGIANRILMVIAMITFGLTQGMQPIVGFNYGARHIGRVKQVVKLTIAWATICTTAGTIGGVLFPRTIATIFTTDAGLIDIAENGLRIVFIGFPIVGFQIVCASFFQSIGMASRAVIQSVLRQMVLLLPFLFIFPKFWGTTGIWASMPASDILASLVSAILIASEWRKLNRLALEAKKQAAPQELQPA, from the coding sequence ATGGCAAATACCTCACCCCTCGACTTGGGCAAAGCCCCAATCCCCAAGCTGCTGCTGCACTACGCCCTACCATCGATTATTGCCATGACGGCCTCGTCGCTCTACAACATTGTCGACAGCATCTTTATTGGGCATGGCGTTGGAGCCATGGGCATATCGGCGTTGGCCATCTCGCTTCCGCTGATGAACCTGGGCGCCGCCTTTGGGGCCCTTATTGGGGTGGGCGCATCGGCCCTGCTCTCCATCAAGATGGGCGAGGGGGATGTCCAAAGCCAGTTCAAGATTCTGGGGAATACCCTTACGCTGAACATCCTCCTCGGCGTGATCTACACCGTCGTTGGGCTCTGGTTTCTCGACCCCATCCTAACGCTATTCGGGGCCAGCGAGCACACGCTGCCCTACGCCCGCCAGTTTATGCGGATCATCCTTATCGGGAATATCTTTACCCACATCTACCTAGGGCTAAACACGCTCCTGCGCGCATCGGGGCATCCGCGCCACTCCATGGTAATTGTGGTGATGGCGGTGGTGGTTAACGCCATCCTGAACGCGCTCTTCATCTTCGTTTTTAGGTGGGGAATTGCAGGGGCCGCCTGGGCCACCGTCACCGCGCAGCTGCTGGCCACCCTGTTCGAGATCGCCTACTTCTCCCGCAAATCGCACCCCATCCACTTCAAGGCCTTCGCCCTGAAGCTGGACGGCCACATCGTACGCTCGATATTTGCCATTGGGATGGCCCCCTTTCTGCTGAACATCGGGTCGAGCATCGTGGTGGTGTTCCTCAACAACGTCCTGATGCAGTACGGCGGCGACCTCTACGTGGGGGCCTTCGGCATTGCCAACCGCATCCTCATGGTGATTGCCATGATAACGTTCGGGCTCACCCAGGGGATGCAGCCCATCGTAGGGTTCAACTACGGAGCCCGCCACATTGGCCGGGTGAAGCAGGTGGTGAAGCTAACCATCGCGTGGGCCACCATCTGCACCACCGCCGGAACCATTGGCGGCGTCCTGTTCCCCCGAACCATTGCCACCATCTTCACCACCGACGCCGGGCTGATCGACATCGCCGAAAACGGGCTCCGCATCGTATTCATCGGCTTCCCCATTGTTGGATTCCAGATTGTATGCGCCAGCTTCTTCCAGTCCATCGGCATGGCCAGCCGGGCCGTCATCCAGTCGGTGCTCCGCCAGATGGTGCTGCTGCTCCCCTTCCTGTTCATCTTCCCCAAATTCTGGGGAACCACTGGGATATGGGCCAGCATGCCCGCCTCCGACATCCTGGCCTCGCTCGTATCGGCCATCCTAATCGCCAGCGAGTGGCGGAAGCTCAACCGCCTGGCGCTCGAGGCCAAGAAGCAGGCCGCACCGCAGGAGCTGCAGCCCGCGTAG
- a CDS encoding cysteine desulfurase — protein sequence MYDVNRIREDFPILAREVNKRPLVYLDNGATTQKPRAVLESVNQMSIFWNANIHRGVHYLSQQSTEMYEAARETVRSFLNAASTREIVFTAGATAAINTVAYSFGEKYIKEGDEVLITEMEHHANIVPWQLLCQRKGAILKYIPFDSKGILQDNLLESLITEKTKILGLVHVSNSLGTINPVKEIVARAHALGVPVLVDGSQAAPHMEVDVQDIDADFYVFAGHKVYGPTGIGILYGKEKYLEEMPPYQGGGDMIAHVKLPTGTTWAELPLKFEAGTTNYIGAVGLGAAIRYIEEIGLKNIQAHEHSLLHYANQRLSTIGSLTVYGKAPHKAAIVSLLLNGIHMLDTGMVLDKLGIAVRTGTHCTEPIMDHFGIDGTVRASFAMYNTKEEVDRLYEALLVVQQMFGGAY from the coding sequence ATGTACGACGTAAATAGGATACGCGAAGACTTTCCAATACTGGCACGCGAGGTGAATAAGCGACCTTTGGTGTACCTGGATAATGGTGCTACCACGCAGAAGCCTCGTGCTGTGCTCGAATCGGTGAACCAGATGAGCATCTTTTGGAATGCTAACATCCATCGGGGGGTGCACTACCTATCGCAGCAGAGCACCGAGATGTATGAGGCTGCCCGCGAAACGGTGCGCTCGTTTTTGAATGCCGCCAGTACCCGCGAGATTGTCTTCACCGCCGGAGCTACGGCCGCTATCAATACAGTGGCATACTCGTTTGGCGAGAAGTACATCAAGGAGGGAGACGAGGTGCTAATCACCGAGATGGAGCATCACGCCAACATCGTGCCCTGGCAGCTGCTATGCCAGCGAAAGGGGGCTATTCTTAAGTACATCCCATTCGATAGTAAAGGAATCCTTCAGGATAACCTTCTTGAAAGCCTAATCACCGAAAAGACAAAGATCCTTGGGCTGGTTCACGTATCCAACTCGCTTGGTACCATCAATCCTGTTAAGGAGATTGTGGCGCGAGCCCATGCTTTGGGTGTTCCGGTGCTGGTGGATGGTTCGCAGGCTGCACCACACATGGAGGTAGATGTACAGGATATCGATGCCGACTTCTACGTGTTTGCTGGTCATAAGGTATATGGTCCAACGGGTATAGGAATACTTTACGGAAAAGAAAAGTACCTTGAGGAGATGCCTCCCTATCAGGGCGGGGGCGATATGATTGCTCACGTGAAGCTGCCAACGGGTACCACCTGGGCAGAGTTACCGCTTAAGTTCGAGGCGGGAACAACCAACTATATTGGTGCCGTTGGGTTGGGTGCAGCCATTCGCTATATCGAAGAGATTGGTCTGAAGAACATCCAAGCGCACGAGCATAGCTTACTTCACTACGCCAACCAGCGGTTATCGACCATAGGAAGCCTGACTGTATACGGTAAGGCTCCGCATAAGGCTGCCATCGTATCACTCTTGCTAAACGGTATTCACATGCTCGATACGGGCATGGTGCTCGATAAGCTGGGTATTGCAGTCCGCACCGGAACCCACTGCACCGAACCCATCATGGACCACTTTGGTATCGATGGTACTGTTCGCGCATCGTTTGCCATGTACAACACCAAGGAGGAGGTGGATCGGCTCTATGAGGCGCTGCTGGTGGTGCAGCAGATGTTTGGGGGAGCATACTAG